Proteins co-encoded in one Oncorhynchus kisutch isolate 150728-3 linkage group LG1, Okis_V2, whole genome shotgun sequence genomic window:
- the LOC109865162 gene encoding protein Wnt-2b-A, translated as MKIEMFCFFKPRGYSRTRTGSRNGTISRHSSNSTSRLYFTFILLLLIFTPRVDSSWWYIGALGARVICDNIPGLVNKQRQLCQRHPDLMQSIGEGAKEWIRECQHQFRHHRWNCSTLDRDHTVFGRVMLRSSREAAFVYAISSAGVVYAITRACSQGDLKICSCDAQKRGQASDDRGEFDWGGCSDNINYGIKFTKTFVDAREKMVKDARALMNLHNNRCGRMAVKRFMKLECKCHGVSGSCALRTCWLAMSDFRRTGDYLRKKYNTAIEVTMNQDGTGFMVADKDFKGTTKNELVYVEKSPDYCLMDRAAGSLGTAGRVCNKSSRGTDSCEVMCCGRGYDTMRAKRVTKCECKFKWCCAVECKDCENTVDVHTCKPHRRPDWLDQTRR; from the exons ATGAAAATAGAAATGTTTTGTTTCTTCAAACCCCGAGGATATTCCAGGACCAGAACTGGGTCTCGAAATGGGACAATATCCCGGCACTCCTCCAACTCAACCTCAAGGCTATACTTTACCTTTATTCTGCTGCTTCTCATCTTCACGCCTAGAGTGGATTCTTCCTGGTG GTACATTGGAGCCCTGGGTGCACGGGTGATCTGTGACAACATTCCAGGCCTGGTGAACaagcagcgccagctgtgccagcGCCACCCGGACCTCATGCAGTCTATTGGGGAGGGTGCCAAGGAGTGGATCCGCGAGTGCCAGCACCAGTTCCGCCACCATCGCTGGAACTGCAGCACGCTGGACCGAGACCACACCGTCTTTGGCAGGGTCATGCTGCGCA GTAGCCGGGAGGCAGCATTTGTGTACGCCATCTCCTCGGCAGGCGTGGTCTATGCAATTACCAGGGCCTGCAGCCAGGGGGACCTCAAGATCTGCAGCTGCGACGCCCAAAAGCGGGGCCAGGCTAGTGACGACAGGGGCGAATTTGACTGGGGCGGCTGCAGCGACAACATCAACTATGGCATCAAGTTCACCAAGACCTTTGTTGATGCCAGAGAAAAGATGGTGAAGGACGCTCGGGCACTGATGAATCTACACAACAACCGCTGTGGACGAATG GCAGTGAAGCGCTTTATGAAACTGGAGTGCAAGTGTCATGGCGTCAGCGGCTCCTGTGCCCTTAGAACCTGCTGGCTGGCCATGTCGGACTTCCGGAGGACCGGGGACTACCTCCGGAAGAAGTACAACACGGCCATCGAGGTGACCATGAACCAGGATGGCACCGGGTTCATGGTGGCTGACAAGGACTTCAAGGGAACCACCAAGAATGAGCTGGTGTATGTAGAAAAGTCCCCTGACTACTGCCTCATGGACAGAGCAGCAG GCTCCTTGGGAACGGCAGGGAGAGTCTGCAACAAGTCTTCTAGAGGCACAGACAGCTGCGAGGTCATGTGTTGCGGACGGGGCTACGACACAATGCGCGCCAAACGAGTCACCAAGTGCGAGTGCAAGTTCAAGTGGTGTTGCGCCGTGGAGTGTAAGGACTGTGAGAACACTGTGGACGTTCACACCTGTAAGCCCCACAGGCGACCCGATTGGCTGGACCAAACCAGACGCTGA
- the LOC109865060 gene encoding CTTNBP2 N-terminal-like protein codes for MNMESLSKPELLMLFSVLEGELEARDLVIEALRAQHRDTYVEERYGKYNLSDPFLALQRDSNALGVQSSGFHQAAACFSPLAVLKLVVTHCRKMQEKMLAQLAAAESRQRKAIADLEEERRRHAEDTAEGDDVTCILEKERERLLQQLEFERGQLCRLEKEQKKVLEQLEEERVQHKQLSSALAKECKWASQRALEEGHRLAEAGRRLEKEQGEVLALRAELQEERRRALQMEARVEEQLAEFDTEREQLRSRLKKEDAQYCQLQEQVESLKRELQGERGAEEERREYPVDTSGGSPPPPTHPCQAEGGETEEPKVNGHHDCPTEEQVPALPDRLGQDNWRENSSSVLGSPALLTKIISLCSTGTSSVTSSPCSSPQLATSPSYQSSYQVGINHRFHAARHKFQGHTDPEQQQQQQGGGGGGSLPHSPRDLSPTPSPSPEPVSVPVHSPAKQLARSTVTQVLSRFTVQQGAKPPPPNSSPFGTDYRNLAPSSPVIPRASGAALPLGVRSPTIPRAERGNPPPIPPKKPALAQSPASPIPGTRANHFPELSGSCGLTRCQENVKELDMVVSSTS; via the exons GCCCAGCACAGAGACACCTACGTGGAAGAGCGCTATGGGAAGTACAACCTGAGCGACCCGTTCCTGGCTCTGCAGAGGGACAGCAATGCCTTGGGAGTGCAGAGCTCTGGGTTCCACCAAGCTGCAGCATGCTTCAGCCCCCTCGCTGTACTCAAGCTGGTGGTCACCCACTGCAGGAAGATGCAGGAGAAGATGCTGGCCCAACTAGCTGCAGCTGAGAGCAGGCAGAGGAAG GCCATTGCCGatctggaggaagagaggagaaggcatGCAGAGGACACAGCCGAGGGCGATGATGTCACTTGCATCCTGGAAAAGGAGAGGGAACGCCTCTTGCAACAG CTGGAGTTTGAGCGAGGCCAGTTGTGTCGTCTGGAGAAGGAACAGAAGAAGGTCCTGGAGCAGCTGGAGGAGGAGCGGGTGCAGCACAAGCAGCTCTCCTCTGCCCTGGCCAAGGAGTGCAAGTGGGCCAGCCAGCGGGCCCTGGAGGAGGGCCACCGCCTGGCTGAGGCAGGCCGTAGGCTGGAGAAGGAGCAGGGGGAAGTCCTTGCCCTGAGGGCTGagctgcaggaggagaggaggagggccctGCAGATGGAGGCCAGGGTGGAGGAGCAGCTGGCTGAGTTCGATACGGAGAGGGAGCAGCTCCGCTCCCGGCTCAAGAAAGAGGATGCCCAGTACTGCCAGCTGCAGGAGCAGGTGGAGTCCCTGAAGAGAGagctgcagggagagaggggagctgaggaggagaggagagaatatcCTGTGGACACCAGTGGAGGGTcaccacccccccccacacacccctgCCAGGCAGAAGGGGGCGAGACTGAGGAACCTAAAGTCAACGGGCACCATGACTGCCCCACGGAGGAGCAGGTGCCAGCCCTTCCAGACAGATTGGGCCAGGACAACTGGCGTGAGAACAGCAGCTCTGTTCTTGGGTCCCCTGCCCTCCTGACCAAAATTATATCCCTCTGCAGCACGgggacctcctctgtcacctcctCCCCATGCTCCTCTCCTCAGCTGGCCACCAGCCCCAGCTACCAGTCCTCCTACCAGGTAGGCATCAACCATCGCTTCCATGCTGCTCGCCACAAGTTTCAGGGCCACACTGACCcagagcagcaacagcagcagcagggtggaggagggggtggtaGCCTGCCTCACTCCCCCAGAGACCTGTCCCCAACACCTAGCCCATCCCCTGAGCCCGTTTCTGTCCCTGTCCACAGCCCGGCCAAGCAGCTGGCCCGCAGCACCGTCACCCAGGTCCTGTCCCGCTTCACAGTCCAGCAGGGGGCCAAACCTCCGCCACCCAACAGTTCTCCCTTTGGCACTGACTACCGTAACCTGGCCCCCTCCTCCCCAGTAATCCCCAGGGCCTCTGGTGCTGCTCTGCCTCTGGGGGTCCGCTCACCTACCATTCCCCGAGCAGAGAGGGGCAACCCGCCCCCCATCCCCCCTAAGAAGCCTGCCCTGGCCCAGTCTCCAGCGTCACCCATCCCTGGTACCAGAGCCAACCACTTCCCTGAGCTGTCTGGAAGCTGTGGTCTCACCAGGTGCCAGGAGAATGTTAAAGAGCTGGATATGGTGGTGTCCTCCACCAGCTAG